CACCGTGTGAGCACCCAGCTGCCGGGTGCGGGCTTGATCCACCGACTCACCCCAAGCCAATGTACGGCACCGCAATGCGGGCAGGCTTTCCGGCCTTCAGGGCCTGCTGGATGTTTTGCCAGATGGCCTCATTGGTCAACAACTCGAACTTCGCAGCCATGTGCGGCATCCTTCACTGCCTTTGAGAAAACTGTCAGTGCCCCGTCTCAACGGGAATGAGCTTGAACTTCACTTCGTAGCGGTAGAAGCTGATCTGCGGCACCGCCAGCAGGGCCCAGCGCAGTTTCTTGTCATCGTCCAGCGCAATGATGGCGCCCTCGACCGTTTGATGCGGTTCGGCGATCTGCTCCTTCACGAAGCCCATGTAGCGCAGGATCTGTCCCACCACCACGTCCGACGCGCGGCCGCGCTTGAGTTCGACCACCAGCAGGCGCTGGCCGTCTTTGCTCACAGCCAGGATGTCGATAGGGCCGGCGTCGGTGGCGTATTGCTGGCCCACCAGTTCGCCGTCTTCCTCATAGATCTTGAAATGCTGCGCCAGCTCGGTCTGCGCCCAGTTCTTCACCAGGAAGTCTTCCAGGTGCTTCTCCATTGCGAAGGCCACCGGGTCTTCCACCACGGGGTCGGTGGCCACGATGTTGGGTGCGGCCTGACCCGGCAGGGTGGAGAGGAACTGCTCGATTTCCGGGTGGTGGTCGGTGATGTTGCTGACCGTGCCGATGGAGCCTGTGGAGTTGCGCAAGGCCTCGCTCATGGCCGCGCGGGCGATGGTCAGGGGCAGCCAGTTCACGCTGCGGCGATGGGGCAGCACCTGGCCAGGTGCGTAGGTGTAGCCGTCTTGCACTTCGCCAACGAAGTAGCTTCCCGTGCCATCCGGGCACAGCACGATGTCGCCCACTTCGATGCCTTTGGCCACTGTCCACAGCGCACCGCAAGCCAGGCCTGCGGCGATCTTGCTTTTGTCGGGGTGGCCGGTCAGGAACACGGGGATGAAGGCAGCGTTGAACTGCCGCCATTCATCGGGCAACTTGCCGGTGAGGTCCTCATGGATGTCGAAATCGGCACCGATGAAACCGCCTGCACGGCACTCGGCGGCGTGGGCGCTCTGACGGCCCAGCATGACGCGGTAGTAGCGCTTGGAGGGCTGGCTCATGCGGAGGGCTCCACGAGGCGGATGCGGCCCGTCAGTAGGGCTTGGGCCATGGCTTGTTTGAGGGCGCGGGCTTTGGTGAGGCGCTCCTCGAGAGCTACGATATTCACTTCAAGGTCGGAAAGTACCTCGACGATTGCTGTTTGCTCAGCTACGGTAGGCGGGAGTCGAACCTCGAAGGTCATGAACGTCGGCAGCCGCAAGGAATCAACAGTTGCTTTGACCGAGTTCTCCATCGCGTGGGGGCCGAAGAAGACGCGCATGAAGAAATACACGAAGCGGCCTAGGACACTTTCACTAAAGTCAGTGATGCCATAGACGCGCTGATGCAGGGCAAATCGGCCATGGAAGTAGTGAAAGATGCTGCCGATTCCACCTTCGCCCGGAATCAGAATTGCCTCACAGTCATGCGTGTAGGTGTCAATCCTCTCAACACTTTGCGATCTGACAAAGAACGGGAATTCGCCATCCTCGACCTTGTCTTGGTTGTTCATCGATCCTGTTTTGATTCTTGCTATCTCTCCCAGTGGGGCGCAAGTCCAATCGCCAGCGAAGCCCGGCAATCGCCGATTGCCAGTGAGCAGTTCCTGCATGGCGCCTTGCTTGATCTGGCGCCTCTTGGTCAGCAGTTGCTCCAGCGAGTCGATCAGGGCATCGGCGTTGTCTATAGCCTTTGCGATTTCCCGCTGTTCCTGCTCTGTAGGCGGAACGGCAACGGTCAGCTCACCCAGTGAGGTCTTATTGATTGATGCCAAATTGG
This is a stretch of genomic DNA from Aquabacterium olei. It encodes these proteins:
- a CDS encoding restriction endonuclease subunit S encodes the protein MEVRQPNAKYLTNPAYRESEIGSIPGDWAVIKLASRASIQSGIAKNSSAMFRDPVSVPYLRVANVQDGYLDLDEVSLIDIERADLSRYAVLPGDVLMNEGGDLDKLGRGALWRGQINPCVHQNHVFVVRCKKGLVPEYLNAWTSTTQARRYFMLAGRQTTNLASINKTSLGELTVAVPPTEQEQREIAKAIDNADALIDSLEQLLTKRRQIKQGAMQELLTGNRRLPGFAGDWTCAPLGEIARIKTGSMNNQDKVEDGEFPFFVRSQSVERIDTYTHDCEAILIPGEGGIGSIFHYFHGRFALHQRVYGITDFSESVLGRFVYFFMRVFFGPHAMENSVKATVDSLRLPTFMTFEVRLPPTVAEQTAIVEVLSDLEVNIVALEERLTKARALKQAMAQALLTGRIRLVEPSA
- a CDS encoding endonuclease NucS domain-containing protein, coding for MSQPSKRYYRVMLGRQSAHAAECRAGGFIGADFDIHEDLTGKLPDEWRQFNAAFIPVFLTGHPDKSKIAAGLACGALWTVAKGIEVGDIVLCPDGTGSYFVGEVQDGYTYAPGQVLPHRRSVNWLPLTIARAAMSEALRNSTGSIGTVSNITDHHPEIEQFLSTLPGQAAPNIVATDPVVEDPVAFAMEKHLEDFLVKNWAQTELAQHFKIYEEDGELVGQQYATDAGPIDILAVSKDGQRLLVVELKRGRASDVVVGQILRYMGFVKEQIAEPHQTVEGAIIALDDDKKLRWALLAVPQISFYRYEVKFKLIPVETGH